The Lactuca sativa cultivar Salinas chromosome 2, Lsat_Salinas_v11, whole genome shotgun sequence genome includes a window with the following:
- the LOC111886286 gene encoding probable polyamine transporter At3g19553 yields MGVEGNQQTILSNDQKNNTDKKSNPKLTLLPLIALIFYEVSRVPFGVEDSVKSAGGALVSLLGFLIFPIFWSIPEALITAELATSFPENGGYVIWISSAFDPFWGFQEGFSKWFSRVMDNAFYPVLFLDYLKGLHIFGFSVVLLASLSLLPFAVMGILSIPKIRPKRWITLDFKKVQWRGYFNSMFWNLNYWDKASTLASEVENPSRTFLKA; encoded by the exons ATGGGTGTGGAGGGAAACCAACAGACGATCTTGAGCAATGATCAGAAGAACAACACAGATAAGAAATCAAACCCTAAACTAACTTTACTACCTCTAATCGCCCTAATTTTCTACGAAGTTTCTAGGGTTCCATTTGGTGTAGAAGATTCGGTCAAATCTGCAGGCGGAGCTCTAGTTTCATTACTAGGGTTCTTAATTTTCCCCATTTTCTGGAGCATCCCAGAAGCACTAATCACAGCCGAACTCGCCACAAGCTTCCCTGAAAACGGCGGTTATGTCATCTGGATATCATCGGCGTTCGACCCTTTTTGGGGTTTCCAAGAAGGGTTTTCGAAATGGTTTAGTAGGGTTATGGATAACGCATTTTACCCTGTATTATTTCTCGATTACTTGAA AGGTCTTCACATTTTCGGATTTTCTGTTGTTCTTCTTGCTTCTTTATCACTCCTTCCATTTGCAGTCATGGGTATTCTTTCAATCCCCAAAATCAGGCCTAAAAGATGGATAACTTTGGATTTCAAGAAAGTTCAATGGAGGGGTTACTTCAATAGCAtgttttggaacttgaattattGGGATAAAGCAAGTACATTAGCTAGTGAAGTTGAAAATCCAAGTAGGACGTTTCTGAAAGCTTGA